The proteins below come from a single Streptomyces tubercidicus genomic window:
- the cutA gene encoding divalent-cation tolerance protein CutA, whose amino-acid sequence MADPTAQNDPPDPTGRQSGFLTVMTTTDSETKARKLARGAIEGRLAACAQISAPVTSVFRWDDAVEASQEWQVLFKTAEARYEELAAYLLDAHDYDTPEIIATPITRGGAGYLSWVAEETS is encoded by the coding sequence GTGGCCGACCCGACTGCCCAGAACGACCCGCCCGACCCCACCGGGCGGCAGTCCGGATTCCTGACCGTCATGACGACCACCGACAGCGAAACCAAGGCCAGGAAGCTGGCGCGCGGGGCGATCGAGGGCAGGCTTGCCGCCTGTGCGCAGATCAGTGCCCCGGTGACCTCGGTGTTCCGCTGGGACGACGCGGTCGAGGCCAGCCAGGAGTGGCAGGTGCTGTTCAAGACGGCCGAGGCGCGCTACGAGGAGCTGGCGGCCTATCTCCTCGACGCGCACGACTACGACACCCCAGAGATCATCGCCACCCCCATCACCCGTGGCGGCGCCGGCTATCTGTCCTGGGTCGCAGAGGAGACCAGCTGA
- a CDS encoding trypsin-like serine peptidase: protein MERDSSKRGTTKRVGHARPTRKRWIKAATAVAGATVCLATATVSYAVNEDRSPAPSADKPSPTPGADWTSREAAAYWTADRMAAAAPADSDTLAKPEAPAPSASAPSAATRSAAPKGAAAARAARNARHFNGIPSVGVLFSVDGDTKAHHCTASVVHSPHGNLILTAGHCNPGTRAAFVPQYRSGATTQPHGVWAIEDTFAYPSRDTSGAGADLDFAFATVAPSEDGDTLEEVTGGNTLSPTPGYTNDVTVIGYPNVRNDPEDRAVRCATRTSRLTGTHELRMECGGFYGGTSGSPWLSDFDEETETGRLIGVIGGLNGGGPKGPDADRISYSPYFGTKILNLYARAAEK, encoded by the coding sequence ATGGAGCGCGACAGCAGCAAACGCGGCACCACGAAGCGAGTTGGCCACGCGCGGCCCACTCGCAAGCGCTGGATCAAGGCGGCGACGGCCGTGGCCGGAGCGACGGTGTGCCTGGCCACCGCGACCGTCAGCTATGCCGTCAACGAGGACCGGAGTCCGGCACCGAGCGCCGACAAGCCCAGCCCCACCCCCGGCGCCGACTGGACCAGCCGGGAGGCCGCCGCCTACTGGACGGCCGACCGGATGGCGGCCGCCGCACCGGCCGACAGCGACACCCTGGCCAAGCCCGAGGCCCCGGCACCGTCCGCCTCCGCGCCGTCCGCCGCGACCCGTTCCGCCGCGCCTAAGGGCGCCGCCGCCGCCCGCGCGGCCCGTAACGCCCGGCACTTCAACGGCATTCCGTCCGTCGGTGTGCTGTTCTCCGTCGACGGGGACACCAAGGCGCACCACTGCACCGCCAGCGTCGTGCACAGCCCGCACGGCAACCTGATCCTCACCGCCGGGCACTGCAATCCGGGGACACGTGCCGCGTTTGTCCCGCAGTATCGTTCCGGCGCGACCACCCAGCCGCACGGGGTGTGGGCGATCGAGGACACCTTCGCCTACCCGAGCCGTGACACCAGCGGCGCCGGGGCGGACCTCGACTTCGCCTTCGCCACCGTCGCCCCCAGTGAGGACGGCGACACCCTCGAAGAGGTCACCGGCGGCAACACCCTCTCCCCGACGCCCGGTTACACCAACGACGTCACCGTCATCGGCTACCCGAACGTCCGGAACGACCCCGAGGACCGGGCCGTACGCTGCGCGACCCGCACCAGCCGGCTGACCGGCACCCATGAACTGCGCATGGAATGCGGCGGGTTCTACGGCGGCACCTCCGGCAGCCCCTGGCTGAGCGACTTCGACGAGGAGACCGAGACCGGCCGGCTCATCGGGGTGATCGGCGGCCTCAACGGCGGTGGCCCGAAGGGCCCGGACGCCGACCGGATCTCCTACAGCCCGTACTTCGGGACGAAGATCCTCAACCTGTACGCCCGCGCGGCCGAGAAGTGA
- a CDS encoding SanA/YdcF family protein: MGWIRSQVRRVGQVRLPRSRRGQRRAFQVVVAATVLVLAPATWMNATAGPRVYGVADAPAAPVAIVFGAGLWDGKPSPYLAHRLDAAAALYDRGAVRAVLVTGDNSRQDYDEPDAMRGYLLRHGVPARRIVTDYAGFDTWDSCSRAHRIFGVDRAVLVSQGFHIRRALALCGAAGVDSNGVAVAANRDVTWAYGGVREIFAAGKAAADALLRPDPQFLGRQEKGVTEALADAP, encoded by the coding sequence ATGGGGTGGATACGAAGCCAGGTGCGCCGAGTAGGGCAGGTGCGGCTGCCGCGGAGTCGGCGGGGGCAGCGGCGTGCGTTCCAGGTGGTGGTGGCCGCGACGGTGCTGGTGCTGGCGCCCGCGACCTGGATGAATGCGACGGCCGGGCCGCGGGTGTATGGCGTCGCGGACGCCCCGGCCGCTCCAGTGGCCATCGTGTTCGGCGCGGGCCTGTGGGACGGCAAGCCGTCGCCGTACCTGGCCCACCGGCTGGACGCGGCGGCCGCGCTGTACGACCGGGGCGCCGTCCGCGCGGTCCTGGTCACCGGTGACAACAGCCGGCAGGACTACGACGAGCCGGACGCGATGCGCGGCTATCTGCTGCGGCACGGTGTCCCGGCGCGCAGGATCGTGACGGACTATGCGGGCTTCGACACCTGGGATTCCTGCAGCCGGGCCCACCGGATCTTCGGCGTGGACCGGGCGGTGCTGGTCAGCCAGGGCTTTCATATCCGGCGCGCGCTGGCGCTGTGCGGCGCGGCCGGGGTCGACTCCAACGGCGTCGCGGTGGCCGCGAACCGCGATGTGACCTGGGCGTATGGCGGGGTGCGGGAGATCTTCGCGGCCGGGAAGGCGGCGGCGGACGCGCTCCTGCGGCCCGATCCGCAGTTCCTCGGGCGGCAGGAGAAGGGAGTGACGGAGGCGCTGGCCGACGCCCCTTAA
- a CDS encoding gamma-glutamylcyclotransferase family protein yields the protein MTREPERLPFFVYGTLRPGEANYGPTLRGRTAAEEPAHIEGALLYDGPGYPYATAGPDGAVVHGALVRPRDTDYDAVCAVLDRLEGYTPGDPHNLYERVVTEAVCPDGRTVRAWVYLAAGPLAARLRATGTPIEGGDWPASRAAAG from the coding sequence ATGACCCGCGAGCCCGAGCGGCTGCCGTTCTTCGTCTACGGGACGCTGCGGCCCGGTGAGGCCAACTACGGCCCGACCCTGCGGGGCCGGACCGCGGCCGAGGAACCCGCCCATATCGAGGGCGCGTTGCTGTACGACGGGCCCGGGTACCCCTATGCGACGGCCGGGCCCGACGGGGCGGTGGTGCACGGTGCGCTGGTCCGGCCCCGTGACACCGACTATGACGCGGTGTGCGCGGTCCTGGACCGTCTGGAGGGCTACACGCCCGGCGACCCGCACAACCTCTACGAGCGGGTGGTCACCGAGGCCGTGTGCCCGGACGGCAGGACCGTACGGGCCTGGGTCTACCTGGCGGCCGGGCCGCTCGCCGCTCGGCTGAGGGCCACCGGCACCCCCATTGAGGGCGGCGACTGGCCCGCCTCGCGGGCGGCGGCGGGATGA
- a CDS encoding adenosine deaminase, with amino-acid sequence MASSPSSPSAATAPEPLPKAELHLHIEGTLEPELAFALAARNGVELPYATEDELRRAYSFADLQSFLNLYYALMAVLRTEDDFADLAHAYLARAKQQGVRHAEIFFDPQAHTARGVPIGTVIDGLARALDSAEETYGISTRLIMCFLRDESAESALTTFEAARPYFDRITAVGLDSAEVGHPPSKFKEVFALAREAGLKCVAHAGEEGPPAYVWEALDVLGVDRIDHGVRSLEDERLVARLVADQVPLTVCPLSNVRLRVIDDLADHPLPAMLDAGLLVTVNSDDPAYFGGYVDDNFTAVRDALGLDRETLRTLARNSFRASFLDEATRERYLREVDANQG; translated from the coding sequence GTGGCTTCCTCCCCGTCCTCCCCCTCCGCCGCAACCGCCCCCGAGCCGCTGCCCAAGGCGGAGCTGCATCTGCACATCGAGGGCACTCTGGAGCCCGAGCTGGCCTTCGCGCTCGCCGCGCGCAACGGCGTCGAGCTGCCGTACGCCACCGAGGACGAGCTGCGCCGGGCCTACTCCTTCGCCGATCTGCAGTCCTTCCTGAACCTCTACTACGCGCTGATGGCCGTGCTGCGCACCGAGGACGACTTCGCCGACCTCGCGCACGCCTATCTCGCCCGCGCCAAGCAGCAGGGCGTACGGCACGCCGAGATCTTCTTCGACCCGCAGGCGCACACCGCGCGCGGCGTCCCGATCGGCACCGTCATCGACGGCCTCGCCCGCGCGCTCGACAGCGCCGAGGAGACCTACGGCATCAGCACCCGCCTGATCATGTGCTTCCTGCGCGACGAGAGCGCCGAATCCGCGCTGACGACCTTCGAGGCGGCCCGCCCCTACTTCGACCGGATCACCGCCGTCGGCCTGGACTCGGCCGAGGTCGGGCACCCGCCGTCGAAGTTCAAGGAGGTCTTCGCGCTGGCGCGGGAGGCCGGCCTCAAGTGCGTGGCGCACGCGGGGGAGGAGGGTCCCCCGGCCTATGTGTGGGAGGCCCTGGACGTCCTCGGCGTGGACCGGATCGACCACGGTGTGCGCTCCCTGGAGGACGAGCGGCTGGTGGCCCGCCTGGTGGCGGACCAGGTGCCGCTCACCGTCTGCCCGCTGTCCAACGTCCGGCTGCGGGTCATCGACGACCTCGCCGACCACCCACTGCCCGCCATGCTGGACGCCGGGCTGCTGGTGACCGTCAACTCTGACGACCCGGCGTACTTCGGCGGCTACGTGGACGACAACTTCACCGCCGTACGCGATGCCCTCGGCCTGGACCGGGAGACGCTGCGCACCCTTGCCCGGAACTCTTTCCGGGCCTCCTTCCTGGACGAGGCGACCCGGGAGCGGTATCTGCGGGAGGTGGACGCGAACCAGGGGTAG
- a CDS encoding sirohydrochlorin chelatase: MTAPIPHLPSASYAPLGTGDLAAEITAQLSSRLCQVRLRGFRPPEAPAPARAAPTLVAVAHGSRDPRALPTVRALLDRVRALRPGLAVRLGHIELNRPLLTDTLAELRGTAVLVPLLFGRGHHVTHDLPAALAAAPQLSGRIAAPLGPHPLLAEALHGRLREAGFPEAPSPRTAVVLGAAGSRAPRSAQDTERTAQLLSARLGGTPVLPAYASSAAPTVADAVRTLTARGHDRIAVAGCFTAPGRFAAQCAAAAPGPAAEPLGDHPALARLVLHRYDQALHNDQVLRYDQAFPYGRAPLAGTGCDPETAGAATVAV, from the coding sequence ATGACGGCGCCGATACCGCACCTGCCCTCCGCGTCCTATGCCCCGCTCGGCACGGGAGACCTCGCCGCCGAGATCACCGCCCAGCTCAGCAGCCGGCTCTGCCAGGTCCGGCTGCGCGGCTTCCGGCCCCCGGAGGCACCGGCTCCCGCCCGCGCCGCCCCCACCCTCGTCGCCGTCGCCCACGGCAGCCGCGACCCGCGCGCCCTGCCCACCGTCCGGGCGCTGCTCGACCGGGTCCGTGCGCTGCGCCCCGGTCTGGCCGTACGGCTTGGGCACATCGAGCTGAACCGGCCGCTGCTCACCGACACCCTCGCCGAGCTGCGCGGCACCGCCGTCCTCGTACCGCTGCTGTTCGGCCGCGGCCATCACGTCACCCATGACCTGCCCGCCGCCCTGGCGGCCGCACCGCAGCTCAGCGGCCGGATCGCCGCGCCCCTCGGGCCGCATCCGCTGCTCGCCGAGGCGCTGCACGGCCGGCTGCGGGAGGCCGGGTTCCCCGAGGCCCCGTCCCCGCGCACCGCCGTGGTCCTGGGCGCCGCCGGCTCCCGGGCCCCGCGGTCCGCCCAGGACACCGAGCGCACCGCCCAGCTGCTCTCGGCCCGGCTCGGCGGCACCCCGGTCCTGCCCGCCTACGCCTCCTCCGCCGCCCCGACCGTCGCCGACGCGGTCCGCACGCTGACCGCCCGCGGTCACGACCGGATCGCCGTCGCGGGCTGCTTCACCGCCCCCGGCCGTTTTGCCGCCCAGTGCGCGGCCGCCGCCCCCGGGCCGGCCGCCGAGCCCCTGGGCGACCACCCCGCACTGGCCCGTCTCGTACTGCACCGCTACGACCAGGCACTCCATAACGACCAGGTACTCCGCTACGACCAGGCGTTCCCCTACGGCCGGGCGCCCCTTGCGGGTACCGGATGCGACCCGGAGACCGCCGGGGCGGCTACCGTCGCGGTATGA
- a CDS encoding deoxyguanosinetriphosphate triphosphohydrolase, which translates to MTGTPPTIPGYTAADLERWVPEPDKRPGRTAFQRDRARVLHSAALRRLAGKTQVVTPGALTPAWDASPRTRLTHSLECAQVGRELGAALGCDPDLVETACLAHDLGHPPFGHNGEQTLNEVAAPCGGFEGNAQSLRLLARLEPKRFVPAEDGSTVSVGLNLSRAALDAATKYPWARGGHPTDPASPKFGVYEDDAPVYEWFRQGAPDGARSFEAQVMDWSDDVAYSVHDVEDGLHAGHLDPNLLLADAERAEIFAVAGERYAPGAGPEELAAALDRLLEQEWWPHGYDGSALAQARLKDATSQLIGRFCLAAEGATRARWGTGRLTRYGAELMVPAETRLECAVLKAVADRYVMQRPDQEALRADQRVVIAELAEALLARAPDGLDPQFRSLFDTAPDDTARMRAVIDQIAALTDTSARSLHARLTRRPGHGGANRG; encoded by the coding sequence ATGACGGGCACACCACCGACCATCCCCGGCTACACCGCGGCCGACCTCGAACGCTGGGTCCCCGAGCCCGACAAACGGCCGGGGCGCACCGCCTTCCAGCGCGACCGCGCCCGGGTGCTGCACTCCGCCGCGCTGCGTCGCCTGGCCGGTAAGACCCAGGTGGTCACCCCCGGCGCACTCACGCCCGCCTGGGACGCCAGCCCGCGTACCCGTCTGACCCACTCCCTGGAGTGCGCCCAGGTCGGCCGGGAACTCGGTGCCGCGCTCGGCTGTGACCCGGACCTGGTCGAGACCGCCTGTCTGGCGCACGATCTCGGCCACCCGCCCTTCGGGCACAACGGTGAGCAGACGCTCAACGAAGTGGCCGCGCCCTGCGGCGGCTTCGAGGGCAACGCTCAGTCGCTGCGGCTGCTGGCCCGTCTGGAGCCCAAGCGGTTCGTGCCCGCCGAAGACGGTTCGACGGTCAGCGTCGGGCTGAACCTCAGCCGCGCCGCCCTCGACGCGGCCACCAAGTACCCGTGGGCGCGCGGCGGGCACCCCACCGACCCCGCGTCCCCGAAGTTCGGGGTGTACGAGGACGACGCGCCCGTCTACGAGTGGTTCCGGCAGGGCGCCCCCGACGGAGCCCGGAGCTTCGAGGCGCAGGTCATGGACTGGTCCGACGATGTGGCGTACTCGGTGCACGACGTCGAGGACGGGCTGCACGCCGGACACCTCGACCCCAACCTCCTGCTCGCCGACGCCGAACGCGCCGAGATCTTCGCGGTGGCCGGTGAGCGCTATGCGCCCGGCGCCGGCCCCGAGGAGCTGGCCGCGGCGCTGGACCGCCTCCTGGAGCAGGAGTGGTGGCCGCACGGCTACGACGGCTCCGCGCTCGCCCAGGCCCGCCTCAAGGACGCCACCAGCCAGCTGATCGGCCGTTTCTGTCTCGCGGCCGAGGGCGCGACCCGGGCCCGGTGGGGGACCGGACGGCTCACCCGCTACGGAGCGGAGCTGATGGTTCCGGCCGAAACCCGGCTGGAATGCGCCGTTTTGAAAGCCGTCGCCGACCGGTACGTCATGCAGCGTCCCGACCAGGAGGCGCTCCGCGCCGACCAGCGCGTCGTCATCGCCGAACTGGCCGAGGCGTTGCTGGCCCGCGCCCCCGACGGCCTTGATCCGCAGTTCCGTTCACTGTTCGACACGGCGCCCGACGACACCGCGCGGATGCGTGCCGTCATCGACCAGATCGCGGCCCTGACCGACACTTCGGCCCGCTCGCTGCACGCCCGACTCACCCGGCGCCCCGGTCACGGCGGGGCGAACCGCGGGTGA
- a CDS encoding NAD(P)/FAD-dependent oxidoreductase: MVDAHQTFVIVGGGLAGAKAAETLRAEGFTGRVILICDERDHPYERPPLSKGYLLGKEERDSVFVHEPAWYAQAHIELHLGQPAVHLDPAAKTVRLGDGTLIVYDKLLLATGAEPRRLDIPGTGLAGVHHLRRLAHAERLRGVLASLGRDNGHLVIAGAGWIGLEVAAAARSYGAEVTVVEAAPTPLHGILGPELGGLFTDLHREHGVRFHFGARFTEIVGQDGVVLAVRTDDGEEHPAHDVLAAIGAAPRTALAEQAGLDLADRETGGGIAVDATLRTSDPYIYAAGDVAAADHPVLDSRLRVEHWASALNGGPAAARAMLGQEVSYDRIPYFFSDQYDVGMEYSGYAPPGSYEQVVCRGDVAKREFIAFWLGADGRLLAGMNVNVWDVAEPIQQLIRSGAPLTPEALADPEVPLASLLA, encoded by the coding sequence GTGGTCGACGCACACCAGACGTTCGTCATCGTCGGGGGTGGCCTGGCCGGGGCAAAGGCCGCGGAGACGCTCCGCGCGGAGGGCTTCACCGGCCGGGTGATCCTGATCTGCGACGAGCGCGACCACCCCTACGAGCGCCCCCCGCTCTCCAAGGGGTACCTGCTCGGCAAGGAAGAGCGCGACAGCGTCTTCGTCCATGAACCCGCCTGGTACGCCCAGGCACATATCGAACTGCACCTGGGCCAGCCCGCCGTCCACCTGGACCCCGCCGCCAAAACCGTCCGCCTCGGCGACGGCACCCTCATCGTCTACGACAAGCTGCTGCTGGCCACCGGCGCCGAGCCGCGCCGCCTGGACATCCCCGGCACCGGCCTGGCCGGTGTGCACCACCTGCGCCGCCTCGCCCACGCCGAACGGCTGCGCGGCGTACTGGCCTCCCTCGGCCGCGACAACGGCCACCTCGTCATCGCGGGCGCCGGCTGGATCGGCCTGGAGGTCGCCGCCGCGGCCCGCTCCTACGGCGCCGAGGTCACCGTCGTGGAGGCCGCCCCCACCCCGCTGCACGGCATCCTGGGACCCGAACTCGGCGGCCTGTTCACCGATCTGCACCGCGAACACGGCGTCCGCTTCCACTTCGGCGCCCGCTTCACCGAGATCGTCGGCCAGGATGGCGTGGTGCTCGCCGTGCGCACCGACGACGGCGAGGAACACCCCGCCCACGACGTGCTCGCCGCGATCGGCGCCGCCCCGCGCACCGCACTCGCCGAACAGGCCGGACTGGACCTCGCCGACCGGGAGACCGGCGGCGGCATCGCGGTCGACGCGACGCTGCGCACCTCCGACCCGTACATCTACGCCGCAGGTGACGTCGCCGCCGCCGACCATCCCGTCCTGGACAGCCGCCTGCGCGTCGAACACTGGGCCAGCGCCCTCAACGGCGGCCCGGCCGCCGCGCGCGCCATGCTCGGCCAGGAGGTCAGCTACGACCGCATCCCGTACTTCTTCTCCGACCAGTACGACGTCGGCATGGAGTACTCCGGCTACGCCCCGCCCGGCTCGTACGAGCAGGTCGTCTGCCGCGGTGACGTCGCCAAGCGGGAGTTCATCGCCTTCTGGCTCGGCGCGGACGGCCGGCTGCTCGCGGGCATGAACGTCAACGTCTGGGACGTCGCCGAGCCCATCCAGCAACTCATCCGCTCCGGGGCGCCGTTGACGCCCGAGGCACTGGCCGATCCGGAGGTTCCGCTGGCCTCGCTGCTCGCGTAG
- a CDS encoding threo-3-hydroxy-L-aspartate ammonia-lyase, protein MTQSPSGPTGPGSTGVPDAVTLDDVRDAARRLAGVAHRTPVLRSRTLDALVGAEVHLKCENFQRVGAFKFRGAYNALSRLSPEQLARGVVAYSSGNHAQAVALAARELGSHAVIVMPEDSPQSKTDATAGYGAEIVRYDRYTGDRVALGRQLAEERGLALIPPYEHPHIIAGQGTAALELIEETGPLDALLTPVGGGGLMAGSATAATALVPGIRMIGVEPEAGDDTLRSLAAGHPVTIPVPHTIADGQAVATPGELTFAINRRLLDSVVLVTDDEIRAAMKFAFERLKLVTEPSGASALAALLAARVAPLPPRIGVIISGGNVGLDRFLELMG, encoded by the coding sequence ATGACGCAGAGCCCCAGCGGTCCCACCGGCCCCGGCAGCACCGGCGTCCCGGACGCCGTCACCCTCGACGACGTCCGGGACGCCGCCCGGCGGCTGGCGGGGGTGGCACACCGCACGCCCGTACTGCGCTCCCGCACCCTGGACGCCCTGGTCGGCGCCGAGGTCCACCTCAAGTGCGAGAACTTCCAGAGGGTCGGCGCCTTCAAGTTCCGCGGCGCCTACAACGCCCTCTCCCGGCTGTCCCCGGAACAGCTGGCCCGTGGAGTCGTCGCGTACTCCTCCGGCAACCACGCCCAGGCGGTCGCCCTGGCCGCCCGGGAGCTGGGCAGCCACGCCGTCATCGTGATGCCCGAGGACTCCCCGCAGTCCAAGACGGACGCCACCGCCGGATACGGCGCCGAGATCGTCCGCTACGACCGCTACACCGGCGACCGCGTCGCCCTCGGCCGTCAGCTCGCCGAGGAACGCGGCCTCGCGCTGATCCCGCCGTACGAGCATCCGCACATCATCGCAGGTCAGGGCACCGCCGCCCTGGAGCTGATCGAGGAGACCGGCCCGCTCGACGCGCTGCTGACGCCGGTCGGCGGTGGCGGGCTGATGGCCGGCTCGGCCACCGCCGCCACCGCCCTGGTCCCCGGCATCCGCATGATCGGCGTGGAGCCGGAGGCCGGCGACGACACCCTGCGCTCCCTGGCCGCCGGCCACCCCGTCACCATCCCCGTCCCGCACACCATCGCCGACGGCCAGGCCGTCGCCACCCCCGGCGAACTGACCTTCGCCATCAACCGGCGCCTCCTCGACTCGGTCGTCCTGGTCACCGACGACGAGATCCGCGCAGCCATGAAGTTCGCCTTCGAACGCCTCAAACTCGTCACGGAGCCCAGCGGCGCCAGCGCCCTGGCCGCCCTGCTCGCCGCCCGCGTCGCTCCACTGCCGCCTCGCATCGGCGTGATCATCTCTGGGGGGAATGTCGGGTTGGATCGGTTTTTGGAGCTGATGGGGTAG
- the dnaG gene encoding DNA primase, with product MAGRINDDDVKAVRDAVPIDAVVSEYLQLRNAGGGNLKGLCPFHDEKSPSFHVSPAKGLYHCFGCQEGGDTVDFIMKLDHLSFAETIERLASQAGITLRYEEGGYTPGRQQGERTRLVEAHKAAAQYYAEQLDSPEAEIARKFLAERGFDQAAAQHFGVGYSPAGWDHLTRFLRGRRFSDQELILAGLSQEGRRGPIDRFRGRLMWPIRDIAGEVVGFGARKLRDDDNGPKYLNTPETPIYRKSHVLYGIDLAKKEIAKTNRAVVVEGYTDVMACHLAGVTTAIATSGTAFGEGHIKILRRLLMDNAGSEVVFTFDGDAAGQKAALRAFEDDQKFAAETSIAITPGGMDPCDLRLAKGDQAVADLVESRTPLFEFALRHVVSRHNLDTTVGRAAALDEAAPIVAHIKNSSIQHESAVQLAGMLGILDTQFVVKRVSQLARWARERGRDGGPDQGRQQRRGQAPAPAEARPAPGPRGPALNLRSPAHRVERELLKLALQRPDLVSPAFDAYGADEFTAPPYAVVRQCIEDAGGAAAGAADQGFIPRVREAAPDDTVRAMVTELAVEPLHTRRDPDEAYAGVQLVAVRLAAVNHRVTEIRGTLQRLGPRADPDHLAAVQNELWVLQQYGQSLRERGYAAL from the coding sequence GTGGCAGGCAGGATCAACGATGACGATGTGAAGGCGGTACGGGACGCGGTCCCGATCGACGCCGTCGTGTCCGAGTACCTCCAGCTCCGCAACGCCGGTGGCGGCAATCTCAAGGGCCTCTGCCCGTTCCACGACGAGAAGTCCCCGTCCTTCCACGTCAGCCCGGCCAAGGGGCTGTACCACTGCTTCGGCTGCCAGGAGGGCGGCGACACCGTCGACTTCATCATGAAGCTCGACCACCTCTCCTTCGCCGAGACCATCGAGCGCCTCGCCTCCCAGGCCGGGATCACCCTGCGCTATGAGGAGGGCGGCTACACCCCCGGCCGCCAGCAGGGCGAGCGCACCCGCCTGGTGGAGGCCCACAAGGCCGCCGCCCAGTACTACGCCGAGCAGCTCGACAGCCCCGAGGCCGAGATCGCCCGCAAGTTCCTCGCCGAGCGCGGCTTCGACCAGGCCGCCGCCCAGCATTTCGGCGTCGGCTACAGCCCGGCCGGCTGGGACCACCTCACCCGCTTCCTGCGCGGCCGCCGCTTCAGCGACCAGGAGCTGATCCTCGCCGGGCTCTCCCAGGAGGGCCGCCGCGGCCCCATCGACCGCTTCCGCGGCCGTCTGATGTGGCCGATCCGCGATATCGCCGGCGAGGTCGTCGGCTTCGGCGCCCGCAAGCTCCGCGACGACGACAACGGCCCCAAGTACCTCAACACCCCCGAGACCCCCATCTACCGCAAGTCCCATGTCCTCTACGGCATCGACCTCGCCAAGAAGGAGATCGCCAAGACCAACCGCGCGGTCGTGGTCGAGGGCTACACGGACGTGATGGCCTGCCATCTGGCCGGGGTCACCACCGCCATCGCCACCAGCGGTACGGCCTTCGGCGAGGGCCACATCAAGATCCTCCGCCGCCTCCTGATGGACAACGCCGGCTCCGAGGTCGTCTTCACCTTTGACGGCGACGCCGCAGGCCAGAAGGCCGCCCTGCGCGCCTTCGAGGACGACCAGAAGTTCGCCGCCGAGACCTCCATCGCCATCACCCCGGGCGGTATGGACCCGTGCGATCTACGGCTCGCCAAGGGCGATCAGGCCGTCGCCGATCTCGTCGAGTCCCGGACCCCGCTCTTCGAGTTCGCGCTGCGCCATGTCGTCTCCCGGCACAACCTCGACACCACCGTCGGCCGCGCCGCCGCCCTCGACGAGGCCGCCCCCATCGTCGCGCACATCAAGAACAGCTCCATCCAGCACGAGTCCGCCGTCCAGCTCGCCGGCATGCTCGGCATCCTGGACACCCAGTTCGTGGTGAAGCGCGTCTCCCAGCTCGCCCGCTGGGCCCGTGAACGCGGCCGTGACGGCGGCCCCGACCAGGGCCGTCAGCAGCGCCGCGGCCAGGCTCCGGCGCCCGCGGAGGCCCGCCCGGCGCCCGGCCCGCGCGGCCCCGCGCTCAACCTCCGCAGCCCCGCCCATCGCGTCGAGCGGGAGCTCCTCAAGCTGGCCCTGCAGCGCCCCGACCTGGTCTCCCCGGCCTTCGACGCCTACGGTGCCGACGAGTTCACCGCCCCGCCCTACGCCGTGGTCCGCCAGTGCATCGAGGACGCCGGCGGGGCCGCGGCCGGCGCCGCCGACCAGGGCTTCATCCCGCGGGTCCGGGAGGCGGCCCCCGACGACACCGTCCGCGCCATGGTCACCGAACTCGCCGTCGAACCGCTGCACACCCGCCGCGACCCCGACGAGGCGTACGCCGGTGTCCAGTTGGTGGCCGTCCGCCTCGCCGCCGTCAATCACCGCGTCACCGAGATCCGCGGCACCCTCCAGCGCCTCGGCCCGCGCGCCGACCCCGACCACCTCGCGGCCGTCCAGAACGAACTGTGGGTCCTCCAGCAGTACGGCCAGTCCCTGCGCGAACGCGGATACGCAGCCCTCTAG